One stretch of Armigeres subalbatus isolate Guangzhou_Male chromosome 2, GZ_Asu_2, whole genome shotgun sequence DNA includes these proteins:
- the LOC134209905 gene encoding chymotrypsin-2-like, translated as MKVFVLLVAALVGFAQAVVDGEFAEKGQFPYQVALTKKGKLHCGGVLVHERFVLTAANCLFDGENQVSEKALRVFFGSERLSLGGQYRNVKSFKVHEQFDRGTFRYDLALLELSKPAKLSESVAAAAVYGTSFTSDELVTFSGWGRTADNENTVYKLKYNTLTALTSEECESYLGEAFYEGALCFRSTEGTGSACFGDYGGPAVVENTVVGVASYTFGGTCGNESPDVFVDAGFFHDWVEQNLAN; from the exons ATGAAGGTGTTCGTCTTGTTGGTAGCCGCTTTGGTTGGGTTCGCCCAGGCCGTTGTCGATGGGGAGTTCGCCGAAAAAGGACAGTTCCCGTATCAGGTGGCGCTTACCAAGAAAGGAAAGCTGCACTGCGGAGGGGTGTTGGTTCATGAGCGATTCGTACTGACGGCTGCGAACTGTTTGTTTGATGGCGAGAATCA ggtTTCTGAAAAGGCACTGCGAGTTTTCTTCGGCAGCGAACGATTGTCGCTTGGTGGACAATATCGCAACGTGAAGTCATTCAAAGTTCACGAGCAGTTTGACCGTGGAACTTTCCGGTACGATTTAGCTTTACTGGAACTGAGCAAGCCCGCCAAACTCAGCGAATCAGTCGCTGCCGCGGCGGTATATGGAACGTCATTCACGTCAGATGAATTAGTTACCTTCTCAGGCTGGGGACGTACCGCGGACAACGAAAACACTGTATATAAGCTGAAGTATAATACGTTAACTGCATTAACTTCCGAGGAATGTGAAAGCTACTTGGGTGAAGCTTTCTATGAGGGCGCCTTGTGCTTCCGCAGCACGGAGGGCACCGGAAGTGCTTGCTTTGGAGACTACGGTGGACCGGCAGTGGTTGAAAATACTGTCGTTGGAGTTGCGAGCTACACCTTCGGAGGCACTTGCGGGAACGAAAGCCCAGACGTGTTTGTAGATGCCGGATTCTTCCATGACTGGGTCGAACAAAATCTTGCTAACTAA